Below is a genomic region from Alosa sapidissima isolate fAloSap1 chromosome 19, fAloSap1.pri, whole genome shotgun sequence.
TGGACGTTGGATCGGACGTCAGCCTGAACTGCAAGTGGGCCGGCAACCCCCCCCTCACCCTCACCTGGACCAAGAAGGGCACTagcatggtacacacacacacacacacacacacacacacacaaccaccctcaccctcacctggACCAAGAAGTGCACTagcatggtacacacacacacacacacacacacacacacacacacacatacacacacgcacacactcacacacatggtcTGGCCCAACACACTATACATGCACCCTGAACATGCACActacacagtacacatacacactacacattacatacacactatCTGCATACTAtatagtacacatacacactacacatacatacacactatcCGCATACTAtatagtacacatacacactacacatacatacacactatctGCATACTAtatagtacacatacacactacactatgTGCATactataataatgatgatgatgatgatgaagataataataataatgtgttgATCCCCACCAGGTTCTCAGTAATAACAATCAGCTGCACCTGAAGTCTGTGAGCCAAGCGGACGCCGGCAAATACGTCTGCCAGGCCATCGTCCCCCGCATAGGAGTGGGGAAGACCGAGGTGTCCCTCACGGTCAACGGTcagacatgcactcacacacacacacacactcacacacacactcacacacacactcacacacacacactcacacacaaacacactcacacacacacactcacacacacactcacacacacacactcacacacaaacacactcacacacacactcacacaaacacactcacacacacacacactcacacacacactcacacacacactcacacaaacacactcacacacacacacactcactcacacaaacacactcacacacacactcactcacacaaacacactcacacacacactcacacactcactcacacaaacacactcacacacacacactcacacacacacactcacacacacaaacacacacacacacacaaacacacacaaacacactcacacaaacacactcacacactcactcacacaaacacactcacacacacactcacacactcactcacacactcactcacacaaacacactcacacactcactcacacactcactcacacaaacacactcacacacacactcacacaaacacactcactcacacaaacacacacacacactcactcacacaaacacacacacacacactcacacaaacacactcacacacacactcacacaaacactcacacacacaaacacactcacacacacacactcacacactcactcacacaaacacactcacacacacactcacacaaacacactcactcacacaaacacacacacacacacacacacacacactcacacaaacacactcacacacacactcacacactcactcacacaaacacactcacacacacactcacacaaacacactcactcacacaaacacaaacacacacacactcactcacacaaacacactcacacacacactcacactcacacaaacacactcacacactcactcacacaaacacaaacacactcacacaaacacactcacacacacacacactcacacaaacacactcactcacacaaacacaaacacacacacactcacacaagcacactcacacacacacacactcacacaaacacactcacacacacactcacacaaacacactcacacaaacactcacacacacaaacacacacacacacacactcacacaaacacactcactcacacaaacacaaacacacacacactcacacaaacacactcacacacacacacacacacactcacacaaacatatgaggggccgtctaggccttaattcatacttacactactaaactctctcgcatacactactatactctcttgcatacactagtatactctctcacatacactactatactctttactctctcacatacactactatagtctctcacatacactactaaactctctcacatacactactaaactctctcacatacactactatagtctctcacatacactactatattctCTAACAtgtactactaaactctctcacatgtactactaaactctctcacatacactactatactctctcacattcactactatactctttactctctcacatacactactatactctctcacattcactactactgtatactccttcacatacactactatactctctcacatacacgactataccctctcatacatacatgtgaaatgactataatagtgagtgtgcatgagtatagtggtgtatgtgcaagattatgatagtgtgtgtaagaccaagtatgaattaaggcatagacggcccctcatacaaacacactcactcacacaaacacaaacacacacacacacacactcacacacacactcactcacacaagcacactcacacacacacacactcacacaaacacactcacacacacactcacacaaacacactcacacaaacactcacacacacaaacacacacacacacacactcacacaaacacactcactcacacaaacacaaacacaaacacacacacactcacacaaacacactcacacacacacactcacacaaacatatgaggggccgtctaggccttaattcatacttacactactaaactctctcgcatacactactatactctcttgcatacactagtatactctctcacatacactactatactctttactctctcacatacactactatagtctctcacatacactactaaactctctcacatacactactaaactctctcacatacactactatagtctctcacatacactactatattctCTAACAtgtactactaaactctctcacatgtactactaaactctctcacatacactactatactctctcacattcactactatactctttactctctcacatacactactatactctctcacattcactactactgtatactccttcacatacactactatactctctcacatacacgactataccctctcatacatacatgtgaaatgactataatagtgagtgtgcatgagtatagtggtgtatgtgcaagattatgatagtgtgtgtaagaccaagtatgaattaaggcatagacggcccctcatacaaacacactcactcacacaaacacaaacacacacacacacacactcacacacacactcactcacacaaacacactcacacacacacactcatacaaactcaaacacacacacacgcaatcacacacactcacacaaacacacacacaatgatggtCACTTTGTGCtgttcccttgtgtgtgtgtttctatgtgtgtgtgtgtgtttctatgtgtgtgtgtgtcaggaagtTGATTTGGAAAAGACATTGTTTCCTTTCcccttaaaacaaaaaaaagagattgTTGAACTgcttaaatctgtgtgtgtgtgtgtgtgtgtgtgtgtgtgtccagaagAGATTGTTGAACTgcttaaatctgtgtgtgtgtgtgtgtgtgtgtgtgtgtgtgtgtgtgtgtgtgtgtgtgtgtgtccagaagAGATTGTTGAACTGCTTAAATCTGTAGGACTCAGAAGGATCTGATACCAAATGATGTACCTTGTAGTGTGAAATTAGATCATATGTGAGGAAGTTGTAGTGGCTTCTTTTGTTGTCCTATTGACCACTATGGTGGCTGAGCTAGAATGTCTGACCcacttgtccaaaggagaataATCCACGTCCACAGGGGTTTTGATATCCAAAAGTATAGGAGGGTTTAttacaaataaatgaaaatataaaGGCTCGTAAAGTTAATCCAAATAAGGATTGCAAAGATTTGAGAGGGAGACACCCTCCAGGTAGCATCACCTGCCCATACAGGTTAAAGGCCCGGCCACTAGAGGGAGACACCCTCCAGGTAGCATCACCTGCCCATACAGGTTAAAGGCCCGGCCACTAGAGGGAGACACCCTCCAGGTAGCATCACCTGCCCATACAGGTTAAAGGCCCGGCCACTAGAGGGAGATGACTCACAAAGACAGTGACAAATGATTTTGGCTCCTACAGTTTAATAACAGTATAAAACAAGAattgctaataaagcaaccttgaattgaattgaattgaatatagATATACTGTATAGAATGTGTAGAAGTGAAAGTATAAAttgtgaagtgtgtgtctgtgtgtgtaaaagtatacattgtgaagtgtgtgtgtgtgtgtaaaagtataaattgtgaagtgtgtgtgtgtgtgtgtaaaagtataaattgtgaagtgtgtgtactgtatgtgtgtgtgtgtgtgtaaaagtttaaattgtgaagtgtgtgtaaaagtataaattgtgaagtgtgtgtgtttgtgtgaaagtttAAATTGTGAGTAAATAACAGTATATAACTATAAATcctaataaagcaaccttgaattgaattgaatatagacatactgtatagaATGTGTAGAAGTGAAAGTATAaattgtgaagtgtgtgtgtgtgtgtaaaagtataaattgtgaagtgtgtgtgtgtgtgtgtgtgtgtgtgtgtatataaaagtataaattgtgaagtgtgtgtgtatgtaaaagtATAaattgtgaagtgtgtgtgtgtgtgtaaaagtataaatcgtgaagtgtgtgtgtgtgtgtgcgtaaaagTATAaattgtgaagtgtgtgtgtgtgtgtgtgtgtgtgtgtatgtctgtgtgtataaaaGTATAaattgtgaagtgtgtgtgtgtgtgtgtaaaagtataaattgtgaagtgtgtgtgtgttcccaggtCCCCCCATAATCTCCAGTGATGCGGTCCAGTATGCGGTCAGAGGGGAGCGAGGAGAAATCCGCTGCTACATAGCCAGCACCCCCCCGCCAGACAAGATTGtgagtcccccccccctctctctctctctctctctctctctctctctctcccccactcgcCGCCAGACAAGATCaggaggcatgtgtgtgtgtgtgtgtgtgtgtgatgtatatgatgtgtgtgtgtgtgacgtgtgtgtgtgtgatgtgaagtgtgtctgtgtgtatgatgtgtgtgtataagtaagtaagtaagtataagtatatatactcttttgaatttggtctctgcatttatcccaatccgtgaattagtgaaacacactcagcacacagtgaacacacagtgtggtgaagcacacactaatcccggcgcagtgagctgcctgcaacaacagcggcgctcggggagcagtgaggggttaggtgccttgctcaagggcacttcagccacgcctactggtcggggttcgaaccggcaacccttcggtaacaagtccgaagcgctaaccagtaggccacggctggctgtgtatgatgtgtgtgtgagattatgacatgtgtgtgtgtgatgtgtgtgtgtgtgtgtgtgtgatgtgtgtgtgtatgatgtgtgtgtgtgtgtatgacgtgtgtgtgacgtgtgtgtgatgtgtgtgtgcgtatgacgtgtgtgtgtgtataacgtgtgtgtgatgtgtgtgtgatgtgtgtgtaggtgtgtgtgtgtgtataacgtgTGTATAacgtatgtgtgatgtgtgtgtgatgtgtgtgtataatgtgtgtgtgacatgtgtgtgtataatgtgtgtgtgacgtgtgtgatgtgtgtgtgtgtgtataatgtgtgtgtgtgtgtgtgtgtgtgtgtgtataacgtgtgtgtgatgtgtgtgtataacgtgtgtgtgtaggtgtgggcCTGGAAGGAGAACGTtctggagaaggagaggggcaCTCTACTGGAACGCTACACAGTGGAGCAGAGCAAAGCTGTACCACAGGGGGGCGCTGTTCTCTCCACACTCACCATCACCAGCGTCATAGAGGCCGACTTCCAGTCCACCTACAACTGCACCGCCTGGAACGCCTTCGGACCGGGAACCATGATCATCACCCTCAAagagacaggtacacacacacacacacacacacacacacacacacacacacacacacacacacacacacacacacacacacacacacctaatggtCATGTGATTGGCACAGAGCTGGTTCCAGTGGGCATCATCGCTGGAGGGACCGTCGGCTCctcactgctgctgctcctcttcctcaccgcCCTGGCCTTCTACCTGTACCGCCAGCGCAAacgccgtgagtgtgtgtgtgtgtgtgagtgtgtgtgagtgtgagtgtgtgtgagtgtgtgtgtgtgtgtgtatgtgtgtgagagtgtgtgtgatgtgtttgtgtgtttgtttgtgtgtgtgtgtgtgtgtgtgtgtgtgtgtttgtgtgtgatgtatgtgtgtgtgtgtttgtgtgtgtgtgtgtgtgtgtgtgtgtgtgtgtgtgtgtgtgtgtgtgagtgtgtgtgtgtgtgagagtgtgtgtgatgtgtttgtgtgtttgtttgtgtgtgtgtgtgtgtgtgtgtgtgatgtgtgtgtgtgtttgtgtgtgtgtgtgtgtgtgtgagtgtttgtgtgtgtgtgtgtgtgtgtgtgtgtgtgtgtgtgtgtgtgtgtgtgtgtgtttgagagagtgtgtgtgtgatgtgtgtttgtgtgtgtgtgtgtgtgtgtgtgtgtgagtgtttgtgtgtgtgtgtgtgtgtttgtgtgtgatgtgtgtgtgtgtgtgtttgtgtgtgtgtgtgtgtgtgtgtgcgtgtgcgtgtgcgtgtgtgggtgtgtgtgtgtgtgatgtgtgtgtgtttgtgtgtgtgtgtgtgtgtgtgtgtgtgtgagtgtttgtgtgtgtgtgtgtgtgtgtgtgtgtgtgagtgtttgtgtgtgtgtgtgtgtgtgtgtgtgtatgtctgtgtgtataaaaGTATAaattgtgaagtgtgtgtgtgtgtgtaaaagtataaattgtgaagtgtgtgtgtgtgtgtaaaagtataaattgtgaagtgtgtgtgtgtgtgtgtacagtgctaACGGAGGCTATCTGCCCCCTGCAGGCCACCGGGGCGTGGCGCTGAAGCCGGACATTAAGGTGGAGACGGTTAACAAGGAGACACACAGCCTGGAGGAGGAGCCTGTCAACGTTTCCACGACGACTCGCATGGTCAAGGCCATGTACTCTGTGAGTGTCCAAGGCAACGTGCCTTCCATGGAAACGGCAAAGTGCAGCCCTCACACTACGCCTGCTGAAAACGACTGAACATGACCTTTAACCCCCTCACACCTGCTGATAACGACTGAACATGACCTTTAACCCCCTCACACCTGCTGATAACGACTGAACATGACCTTTAACCCCCTCACACCTGCTGATAAAGATCTAACATGACCTTTACTACATCCTCTAATACCACCCCTGAATCAACCTCTACCACAACCTCTAACCCAACACAACCTCTACCACGACCTCTAACCCAACACAACCTCTACCACGACCTCTACCATGACCTCTAACCCAACACAACCTCTACCACGACCTCTAACCCAACACAACCCCCACCTAACATGACCTTTAGCAAGACCCCTAGCCCTCCTGAGGCCCTAATCTCCCCCTCCCTGACCCTAATCTAGAGGCCCTAATCTCGCCCTCCCCTGACCCTAATCTAGAGGCCCTAATCTCGCCCTCCCCTGACCCTAATCTAGAGGCCCTAATCTAGCCCTCCTGAGGCCCTAATCTAGAGGCCCTAATTTCGCCCTCCCCTGACCCTAATCTCGCCCTCCCCTGACCCTAATCTAGAGGCCCTAATTTCGCCCTCCCCTGACCCTAATCTTGCCCTCCCCTGACCCTAATCTAGAGGCCCTAATCTCGCCCTCCCCTGACCCTAATCTAGAGGCCCTAATATAGCCCTGTCCACCTGGTTTTCTGCTGCTGACTGACTAACCTTCCTTTTCTCTGAAAGCCACCTTAAGCTGATGGcctgttctcctcctctctctcctctgctcctcctctcctcctctactcctcctcctcttatcCCCCcctgcgtgtgcctgtgtgtgtgtgtgtgtatgtgtgtgctctatTTTGTgggcgtgcctgtgtgtatatgtgtgtgtgtgcgtgtgtgtgtgtatgtatgtatgtgtgtatatgtgtgtgtgtgtgtgtatgtatatgtgtttgtgtgtgtgcatgcatgcatgcatgcgtgtgtgtgtgtgtgtgtggtctgtgtgttcCGTCTGACACTCTAGTTtctcccctctgtctccctctctccctccactcagcCCTTCAAGGAGCACATGGAGCtcaagcctgacacacacaccgaaacacacacaccgcagagcGAGGAGTACGAGCTcaaggtacgcacacacacacacacacacacacacacaccataaagcAACGGGTGCAGCCTGGCTGTTAGACAGATTATTCAACAGGTAATAACTGGATTTATgacatacagtaccctccagaatgattggcacctctgctaaagttgactaaaaagaggaatctAAAATCATCTtctggaaattgatcttaataagtgtctctctgtgtttttccACTAtaaatactatactatactatagtcCACCTGTTaagtgtctctctgtgttcaCTGATGCCCATGTGGTTGTAGACAAACAGAACATaaatgtgtgcgtttgtgtgcaattctgtatatctgtgtgtgtgtgtgtgtgcaattctttatatgtgtgtgcgtgtgtgtgtgcgtgcaaatcagtatatctgtgtgtgtgtgtgcatgcaattcagtatatctgtgtgtgtgtgtgcaattctgtatatctgtgtgtgtgtgtgtgcaattctgtatatctgtgtgtgtgtgtgtgtgtgcaattctgcatatatgtgtgtgtgtgtgtgtgcaattcagtatatctgtgtgtgtgtgtgtgtgtgtgtgtgtgtgtgtgtgtgtgtgtgtgtgtgtgcaattcagcatatctgtgtgtgtgtgtgtgtacaattcagtatatctgtgtgtgcttgtgtgtgtgtgtgcagttcagtatatctgtgtgtgtgtgtgtgtgcaattcagtatatctgtgtgtgtgtgtgtgtgtgtgtgtgtgcaattcagtatatctgtgtgtgtgtgtgtgtgtgcaattcagtatatgtgtgtgtgtgtgtgtgtgtgtgtgcaattcagtacatctgcgtgtgtgtgtgtgcaattcagtatatctgtgtgtgtgtgtgtgtgtgtgtgtgtgtgcaattcagtatatctgtgtgtgtgtgtgtgtgtgtgtgtgtgtgcaattcagtatatctgtgtgtgtgtgtgcaattcagtatatatctctgtgtgtgtgtgtgtgtgtgtgtgcaattcagtatatctgtgtgtgtgtgtgtgtgtgtgtgtgtgtgtgcaattcagtatatctgtgtgtgtgtgtgtgtgcaattcagtatatctgtgtgtgtgtgtgtgcaattctgtatatctgtgtgtgtgtgtgcaattcaatatatctgtgtgtgtgtgtgtgtgtgcaattctgtatatctgtgtgtgtgtgcaattctgTGTGTCCCAGGACCCGACCAACGGCTACTACAACGTCCGTGCGACGCCCCAAGATGAGACTCACCCGTCGTCTCGCTCGCTGCTCTATCAGGAGTTCCGCCCAGTCAACCCCCCACCAGCCGCCCCGGCAACCGCCGTCCCGGCAACCAACCGCAGCCTCGCCCCCATTGGCCGCTATGAGGTCCGCCCACAGTCCCGCCTCTCCCACCCCGGATACTCCCACTTTAACACGGTTGCCCGGGCAACGCAGAGCAAAGCCCCGCCCAGCACAGACTTTAGTGGAGACTGCGGCCTTCTGACCTCCACCAATCAGGTGGCCTATGACAGCTACGCCTACCCAACCAGCTCGCAGTACACCCAGTACAGGCTGGGCTTTGCCCCGCCCCTGGAGGAAGGGCCAGCCTATGAGATGTACCCTACAGGACAAGGGGCGGGACAAGGCGTGGCCTCCGAGCAGCCATCGGCCAAATACGGAAGCGCCGCCCATTTCCCATACAATACCCCgcccactgaacacacacacacacacacccagaggatGCAGACACAcgtgtgagacacacacacacacacacacatatatatatatatatataaatacaccGCCCtacaatatatacacacacacatacacacatatgtaccACCAAGCAAAGTACTTACATAATCATTCCAAAATGATCAAATTGAATGctttcatacaaacacacacacaggcacgcacacacacacacaggca
It encodes:
- the kirrel1b gene encoding kin of IRRE-like protein 1b yields the protein MPFSATPTSCGLQLLRSSPWGSTFSNLLQDPLLNCPVSCPPPPPPVVCGARFSQEPADQAVVLGERVILSCVVFNYTGIVQWTKDGLALGIGEDLRAWPRYRVLRVVDVGQYNLEITSAQLSDDSLYECQATEAALRSRRAKLTVLIPPDNPVIDGSPELLLLAGVPYNLSCVSRGAKPPANIQWTRDGIALEGAYSTTEVLPDRKRVTTRSLLPLTPKDVDSGRNYSCVSTNPAVPLGKHTSVILNVHHKPTVILSIEPRSVLGGERVTFTCQATANPPIMGYRWAKGGVILDWARDSVYVTLVDHSYFTEPVSCEVFNAVGSTNVSILVDVHFGPMLVAESPPMVVDVGSDVSLNCKWAGNPPLTLTWTKKGTSMVLSNNNQLHLKSVSQADAGKYVCQAIVPRIGVGKTEVSLTVNGPPIISSDAVQYAVRGERGEIRCYIASTPPPDKIVWAWKENVLEKERGTLLERYTVEQSKAVPQGGAVLSTLTITSVIEADFQSTYNCTAWNAFGPGTMIITLKETELVPVGIIAGGTVGSSLLLLLFLTALAFYLYRQRKRRHRGVALKPDIKVETVNKETHSLEEEPVNVSTTTRMVKAMYSPFKEHMELKPDTHTETHTPQSEEYELKDPTNGYYNVRATPQDETHPSSRSLLYQEFRPVNPPPAAPATAVPATNRSLAPIGRYEVRPQSRLSHPGYSHFNTVARATQSKAPPSTDFSGDCGLLTSTNQVAYDSYAYPTSSQYTQYRLGFAPPLEEGPAYEMYPTGQGAGQGVASEQPSAKYGSAAHFPYNTPPTEHTHTHTQRMQTHV